The Streptomyces puniciscabiei genomic interval CCGGCCGGCGTCCGCCACCGGGCGCACTGCCCGCGCTGATCGCCCGCGCCGCGGAGAGCCGGTGCGCGCGCAGCGCCGGAATCAGCGCGGCCAGCAGCACGACCGCGGGCATGCCCAGCGCCGTCGTCACGTACACCCAGGAGCTGATCGTCGGTCTGAGCGTCACCGTGCCGACCTCGGCGCCGTAGAAAACCTGGTGCAGCAGCGGCCGGGCCACCACCGCACCCAGCGCCGTGCCGGTCGCCGCGCCCGCCGTCGCCGGGACACAGACCATCACCAGGTAGACCGCGACCACCTGGATCGGCGTGAATCCCACGGACTTGAGCACCCCGATGTGCCGGAAGCCGGACACGACGGCACCGCTCACCACATTGCCCACGATCAGGACGGCCACCAGCAGACCGAGGACGCCGAAGACCATGAGGAACGGCACGAAGGCGTCGGGCTCGGTCGCGACCTGCGCCTTCAGGGTCAGGTACGACTGGTGGGCGACGAGCGAGCCGGACGGCAGGCCGGCGCTCACCGTCGCGGTGTCCGCCGTGATCTGCCGGGCTGTCGCGGCCCGGTCGAAGCGGTACAGCATCTGGTACGTCGTGGGGTGCAGGGCCGTGATCTGCCCCGGGGAGACCCATGCCTGCGCGGTGCCGCTCACGCTGGACGCGAGTCCGACGACGGTCAGCGGCGCCAGCCCGGGCAACCGGATCCGCTTGCCGATCGGGGAGTGCGGGCCGTCGCCCATCCCGGGCGCGTGCGGAAGCGCCAGGACGAGCCGGCCGGGGCCGGTGGCCCAGTGCCCGGCGAACAGGTCCAGCCGGTCGACAGGGCCGCCGGGGTCCGCCCGGCCCACGACGGTCAGCGGGCCGGGCCCCAGCCCGGGCAGCTCGGCGACCGCGCTCTGCGGCAGGTCGACCACCGCTTCCGGGAACGGCCCGGCCGAGGCCCGCACGCCCGGCCGGTGCGCGGTCCGTGCCAGCCGGGTGGCGGTGACCTTCGTCGCGTCGAACGTGGCGACGACGTGGGCGCCGTGCGCCTGGCCGAAGATCCGGTCGAACGGCCCGGACGCCACGTCCAGCAGGCCGAGGGCGACCACCAGCGCCACGGAGGAGACGAGGACCACCGCTCCGATCACGGCGGTCTGCAGCCGGCGGCGCACGGCCGCGCGGGAGGCCCTCCACACTGCGCTCATGCCGTCCGCTCCAGGGTCCGGTCGCCGGTGATCCGGCCGTCCGCCATGGTCACGAGCCGGCCGGCGCAGCGCGTGGCCAGCGTCGGGTCGTGCGTCACCAGCAGCAGGGTCTGGCCCAGTTCGTTGAGGTCGATGAGCAGGTCCATCACCTGCTCGCCCGCATGGCTGTCCAGCGCGCCGGTGGGCTCGTCCGCCAGCAGCAGCGCGGGCCGGTTCATCAGCGCGCGGGCCACCGCCACCCGCTGGCGCTCGCCGCCGCTGAGCGCGGCGGGGTAGACGTTCCTGCGGTCGGCGATGCCGAGTTCGTCCAGCAGCTCCAGCGCCCGGCGCCGGGCCTGGCGGGCCGGACTGCCGGTGAGCTGGGCGGCCAGGGCGACGTTGTCGATCGCGGGCAGGTCGTCGATGAGGTTGAAGAACTGGAAGATCATGCCGATCCGGCGCCGCCGGAAGAGCGCCAGCCCGGTCTCGTCGATCGCGCCCAGGTCCTCGCCGTGCACGCGCACCTGCCCGGCGCTCGGCCGGTCCAGTCCGGCGATCATGTTCAGCAGGGTCGATTTGCCGCAGCCGGACGGCCCCATCACCGCCACCGCCTCCCCGGCGGCGATCTCCAGCGACACGCCGTCCAGGGCGACGGTGTCGCCGTACTCCTTGCGCAGGCCGCTCAGCCGGACGACTTCCTGGACGACTTCCTCGCCGGGTACGGCGGCAGGGCCGGTCGCCGGGTTCGGGTCGCCGATGTCTTCGGTGGTCATGGCAGGGACGGTAGGCGGCCGGGTCCGTCCCGGCGTCAGCCCCCGGAGGTATCCCACGGCGGTGGTCATCCCGGCGATGTACGGGGTGAACCCGGAGGAGGACGCCCGTCCGTCCGCCGGCTGGCACGATGGACGGCGTGTGGAGATCGGAGACGGGCGCGCTGCTCATCGCCCTGGCAGCGGTGGGCCTGGCGTCGGCCGGCGGCGCCGTCGTGCTGCTGGCGCGGGCTCGCCGCCGGTACCGCAAGGTCCTGGAGGACCGGCGCTGGCTGCTGGAGCGCGAGCGCGAGGCCGCCGCCCGTACGGCGGTGGCGGCCGAACGGGCCCGCATCGCCCGCGAGTTGCACGACATCGTCAGCCACAAGGTCGGCCTCATGGTGGTGCAGGCGACGGCCGCCCGGGAGGTGCTCGCCACCCTGCCGGACGCGGCGGAGACCGCGCTGGCGGCCGTCGAGGGCGCCGGTCGCGACGCGATGACCGAACTGCGCCATCTGCTGGGCCTGTTGGCGCCGTCGCCGGACGGGGACGACCCCGCCGAGCCGGGCACGCAGGGAGGCCTCTCCGGACTCGCGCCGCAGCCGAGCCTGCGCCAGCTGGGCACGCTCGTCGACCGGATCGCCTTCGCCGGACTGCCGGTCGAGGTGCGGATCTCCGGGGAACCGCGCCCGCTGCCTCCCGGCATCGACGTCACCGCCTACCGGATCATCCAGGAGGCGCTGACCAATTCGCTCAAGTACGGCGACGGCGACCGTGACGGTGCGCTATGCCGACCACAGCCTGCGGGTCGAGGTGCTGGACAGCGGACCGAGCGTGCTGTCCGCCGGCCGCGCGAGCAGCGGTCCGGCACCGGGTCCCGGCAAGCGCCGGGGCGAGGGGGCGGGGCGCGGCCTGATCGGCCTGCGTGAGCGTGTGGCCGTCTACGGCGGCCACTTCGACGCCCGGCGCCGCATCGGCGGTGGGTACCGTGTCCGTGCCCGCATCCCGCTGGAGCGCCCGTGACCGAGCCCGCCGCAGACCCCCGCCCCGGCCCCGCGCCGGGCCGCGTCCCGGACTCCCCTGTCCCGGCCCGGGAAGCCGGCGCCCCGCGCGTCCTCATCGCGGACGACGAGGAGCTCATCCGCACCGGCTTCCGGCTGATCCTCACCTCGCGCGGCATCGAGGTCGTCGGTGAGGCGGCGGACGGGCTGCGGGCCGTGGCGGAGGCGGAACGGCTGCGCCCGGACGTCGTCCTGATGGACATCCGGATGCCCGACCTGGACGGCCTGGAAGCCGCCAAGCGCGTCCTGCGGCTGGTCCCGCGCTGCCGGGTCCTCATGCTCACCACGTTCGACCTCGACCGCTACGTCTACGCGGCGCTCGCCGCCGGGGCGAGCGGTTTCCTGCTCAAGGACGTCACCGCCGCCCATCTCGCCGCGGCGGTACGGCTGGTGAACACGGGCGACGCGCTGCTCGCCCCCTCGATCACCCGCCGTCTGGTCGAGCGGTACGCGGCCGGCCACGAGGACGCTCCGGCCCAGCCGGCGCACCGCCCCGCCACCGCGGCGACCACGGTGCCCCCACCCGCGCTCCACCGTGACCTGGCCGCGCTGACCCCCCGCGAACGCGAGGTGCTGGCCCTGATGGGCCGGGGCCTGTCGAACACCGAACTCGCCGCGTCCCTCACCCTCAGCGAGGCCACCGTGAAGACCCACGTCGCCCGGATCTTCGCCAAGCTCGCCCTGCGCGACCGCGCCCAGGCCGTCGTCCTCGCCTACGAGACGGGTCTGGTCACGCCCGGCGGAGCGGCCACCGGCCGGCCGTGACCGGTGGCCGCCAGCCGCTGCTCGCGGGAGAGGGCCGCTACACCGCCAGCCAGGCCGCCCGGTCCGGGCCCAGCCGGCCGTCCTCGAGGGGTCCGCTGGTCAGCAGGACCGCGGTGTGGTCCGGCAGCGGGTACGGCTCGGCGGAGAGGTTGACCACGCACACGAAGCCGGGGTCGCGGCGGAAGGCGAGGACTCCTGCCGGGGCGTCCAGCCAGGTGAGGGTGCCGTCGCCGAGGGCGGGGTGCGCGCGGCGCCGGCGCAGGGCGGTGCGGTAGAGCTCCAGCATGGACGTCTGGTCGCCGGTCTGCGCCGCGACGGTGCGCGGGGCCCAGTCGGCGGGCTGCGGCAGCCAGGGCGCGGCGGCGGCGTCCTCGGGGCTGAAGCCGTACGGCGCCTTCTGCCCGGACCAGGGGATCGGCACCCGGCAGCCGTCGCGGCCGCGGTCGGTGTGGCCGGAGCGTTCCCAGACGGGGTCCTGGAGGACGGACTCGGGCAGGTCCTCGACCTCGGGCAGGCCGAGTTCCTCGCCCTGGTAGATGTAGGCGCCGCCGGGCAGGGCGAGCATCAGCAGGGCGGCCGCGCGGGCGCGCCGGGTGCCCAGTTCGAGGTCGAGGGGGCCTTCGGGCTCGTAGCGCTCGTTGGCCACCCAGCGCTTCGCCGCCCTGCGGCCGTACCGGCTGGCGTGGCGCATGACGTCGTGGTTGGAGAGCACCCAGGTGGCGGGGGCGCCGACCGCGCCGAGCATGGCGAGGGAGTCGTCGATGACCGTACGCAGGTCCTTGGGATCCCAACTGGCCATGAGGAAGTCGAAGTTGAACGCGGTGTGCAGGCCGTCCGCGCGGACGTAGGCGGCCAGGCGCTCGGGGGTGTCCGCCCAGGCCTCGGCGACGAAGCAGCGGTCGCCGGGGAACTCGTCGGCCACCTTCCGCCAGGCGCGGTAGATGTCGTGGACCTCGTCGCGGTCCCAGTGGGGGTGGTCGAGGTGCTGCCCGCGCCCGCCGGAGGCGGCCCCGTCCGGACGCGGCGGCAGGTCGGGCAGCTCCGGGTGCTTGATCAGGCCGTGGGCCACGTCGATGCGGAAGCCGTCCACGCCCCGGGCGAACCAGAACCGCAGGATCGACTCGAACTCGGCGCGCACCTCGGGGTGCTGCCAGTTCAGGTCGGGCTGCTGGGGGGCGAAGAGGTGCAGGTACCACTCCCCGTCCGGCAGCCGGGTCCAGGCCGGGCCGCCGAAGGAGGAGACCCAGTCGTTGGGCGGCAGGGCGCCGTCGGGGCCCCGGCCGGGGCGGAAGACGTAGCGCTCGCGCTCCGGGCTGCCCGGTCCGGCCGCCAGGGCCGCCTGGAACCAGGCGTGCCGGTCGGAGGTGTGGTTGGGCACCATGTCGGGGATGATGCGGATCCCGTGCCGGTGGGCCTCCTCGATGAGTTGCTCGGCCTCGGCCACGGTGCCGAACAGCGGGTCGATCGCGCGGTAGTCGGCCACGTCGTAACCATGGTCGGCCTGCGGCGACTTGTACCAGGGGTTGATCCACAGGGCGTCCACGCCGAGCGACTTGAGGTACGGCAGGCGGGAGCGGATGCCGGCGATGTCGCCGATCCCGTCGCCGTTGCCGTCGGCGAAACTGCGGATGTAGACCTGGTAGATGACGGCGCTGCGCCACCAGGGTGCGGTACCGGGCATGCTGTTCCTTAACAGTGGGAGAGGGTCTACTTCGCGGCACCGGCCGTCAGGCCGGCGACGATGCGGCGCTGGAAGAGCAGCACCATGACCACCAGCGGGATCGTGACGAGGACGCCCGCGGCCATCTGGCTGCCGAACGGGGTCTCGTACGTCGTGGCGCCAGTGAACTTGGAGATGGCGACCGGTGCGGTCTGCATCTCCGGCCGGTTGGTCATCGACAGCGCGATGAGGAACTCGTTCCAGGCGGCGATGAACGTGATGATCGCGGTGGTGAAGATGCCCGGCGCGGCCAGCGGGATGATGACCTTGCGGAAGGCCTGTCCGCGGGTGCAGCCGTCGACCATGGCGGCGTGCTCCAGCTCGTCCGGCATCTGCCGGAAGAACGTGGTCAGGTTCCACACCGCTAGCGGCAGCGCGAAGGACATGCTCGGCACGATCATGGACTGGTAGGTGTTGATCCAGCCGATGTCCGTGAACAGCTTCAGCAGCGGGACCACGATCGACACCACCGGGAACATCGAGGTGGCGATGATGAGGGTCAGGATCAGCCGCTTGAAACGGAACTCCAGCCTCGCCATCGCGTAGGCGGTGAACGTGGCCAGCAGCAGCGCCAGCACGGTCGTGACCCCGGCCACGACGAGGCTGTTGAGCAGCGCCCGGGTGAACCCCTGGGAGGCACCGAACAGCGAGCGGTAGTTCTCGAACGACACCGGGGACGGGACGAGCGAGGTGTCGAAGATGTCGGAGGTGCGGCGCAGGCTGGAGACCAGCATCCAGTAGAACGGGGCCAGGCAGTAGGCCACCACCGCGGCGACCCCCAGGTACGGCAGCCGGCCTCGCCACTTCGCGGCGGTCGCCCCGGTCGTCCTGGTCGCCCTGGCTGTCAGGGTCGCCGTGGTCGTCGTGGTCGTCATGCCGTCACCTCCGCGCGGCGCGCGAACACGAACCTGCGCCCGCTCCTGCGACCGCCTCCCGTGCCGGTGCCGGTACCGCCGACGAGATCGGCGCCCAACAGCCGTACGAAGGCGAGCGCGATGAGGAAGACGTAGAGGAAGAGCAGGACCGCGTAGGCGGAGGCCGGGCCGAAGCGGACGTTGGACGCCTCGTTCTGCGCCAGCATGGACAGCGTTTCCACCGAGTTCTTCTGCGCGCCGATCAGGATGTACGGCAGGTCGAACATCCGCAGCGCGTCCATGCAGCGGAACAGCATCGCCACCAGCAGCGCGGGCTTCACCAGCGGCAGCGTGATGTGCCAGAACCGGCGCGGCGCGCTCGCGCCGTCGAGGCGGGCCGCCTCGTAGACCTCGTTCGGGATCACCTGCAGTCCGGCCAGGACCAGCAGCCCGATGAACGGGGCGGTCTTCCACACCTCGGCGACGATGACCGCGACCTTGGCGTGGAAGCCCTCGGTGGTCCACAGGATCTGGTGGCCGAGCAGGGCGTTGGCGATGCCGTCGCTGTTGAAGATCCACCGCCACAGCAGGCCGGAGATGGCCGTGGGCACCGCCCAGGGGACGAGGATGCTCGCCCGGACCAGGGCGCGGCCGCTGAACGCCCGGTGCATGATCAGGGCCATGGCCACGCCGATCACCGTCTCCAGAGCGACGGTGACGACGGTGAAGAAGGTGGTGTTCCAGAAGGCGTTCCAGAACCGGTCCCCGGCGGCGCCGAGGATGTCGGCGTAGTTCCTGAGCCCGACGAACGGCTCGGTGCTGCGGATGAAGCCGGTCTTCGGGTCGAGGCCCTTCGGCCCGTACAGCGACTCCCGCAGCGCCATGACCGTCGGGTAGAGCACGACGATCGTCAGCACCAGGAGCGTCGGGGAGACCAGCAGGGCCGCCAGCCGCCCGGTGCCGGCCGTGGCGCGGGTGCGGGACCGCCGGCCCTTCACCGGTGTGCGGGGCGGCCGGCGGGACCCGGGGGTGGCGGGCCCGGGCGGGATCCGGGTGTCGGTCATGGCCGCGCCCCTCACTGCGCCGTGGCCTTCTGCAGCTCCCGCTGCAGGTCCTTCAGCGCCTGTGCGCTGCTCTTGGTGCCGGTCAGGGCGGCGTACGCCTCCTGCTGGACCGCCGAGGTCACATCGCCGTAGCTCACCACCCGCGGGCGCGGTACGGCGCGCAGGATCGACTGCTTGAGGACCGGAAGGTACGGGTACTGCCCGGCCAGTGCCGCGTCGTCGTACAGGTCGGCGTAGGGCGGGGCGAGGGAGGCCTTCTCCAGGAAGGTCTTCGCGGTCGTCTCGCTGCTGTAGAACTTCATGAAGTCCAGCGCCGTCGCCTTGTTCTTCGCGAAGGAGGACAGGGCCAGGTTGTGGCCGCCCAGGCTGGAGGAGCCGGGCCCGTTCAGGCCGGGCAGCGGCGCGACGGCGTACTTGCCGGCCACCTTGCTCTTGCCGGCGAGCGCGTACATGTACGGCCAGTTGCGCAGGAAGACCAGCTTGCCGGCCTGGAACGCCTGCCGGCCGTCCTCCTCCTGGTAGGTAATGGCCTCCTTGGGGATCGTTCCGTCCTTGAACGAGCCGGCGAGGAAGTCCAGTCCCTTCCGCGCCGCCGGGGTGTCCACGTTCGGCTTGCCGTTCGCGTCCGTCACGACACCGCCCGCGGAGTTCACGGCCTCGGAGAAGTTCACCGTCAGGCCCTCGTACTTCTGGAACTGGCCGGCGTAGCATGACATGCCCTTGGCCGCGGGCAGCTTCTCGATCTTGGCGCAGTCGGCCTTCAACTCGGCCCAGGTCGCCGGGGGTTTGCCGACCCCGGCCTGCTTCAGCAGGTCGGTGCGGTAGTACAGCAGGCCGCCGTCGGAGCTGGCCGGGGCCGCGTACAGACCGCCGCGGTACCTCGCCGTCTCCACCACCGGCTTGAGCATCCTGTCCAGCGGGAAGCTCTGCTCGGGCAGCCTGTCGATCCACTGGTGGGCGGCGAACTCCGAGGTCCACACGACGTCCAGGGACAGCACCGTGTAGGCGTCGGACTTCGTCTCCGCGTTCTGGATCATCTGCTGGCGCTGCGCGTCCGCGTCCGTGGGCAGCTGGATGAAGGTGACCTTCTCCTTGGGGTGCAGCTTGTTCCACTGGTCGAGGACCGGCTGCACGGCGCCGGTGGTGTCCTTTCCGGCCACGTAGGTGATGGGGCCGCGGCCGGTGAACGACGTGGTCCCGGCCTGTCCTGCGGAGCCGCCGTCGTCGGACGAGCCGCAGGCGGCGAGGAGGAGTCCGGCGGCGGCGAGCGCGGCCGAGCACCGAAGGGCTCTGACTGTTCTGGTCTTCACTGTCTCTCCTGGTCGTGCGGAACCGAAGGCGACTCTCTTGCGAGACTGCGTTGTCACGGCAACTTCTTGATCAAACACACAGGTCAAAGCAGGTGAAGTGGACCCAGAGGGAGTGGCTTTGACCCCGTCGAGACAACGCTTGCACGCTAGGAGCGGGGTAACCGGAAGTCAATGCGTTACTTCTGGGTAATGAGAGGGGAGCGGGGCACGGGAACCGTGAAAGCGCTGTCACGTGGGGCCTCGACGCAGGGCCCTTCTGTGCTACCGTCCGGCACATGCCACCAGCTCAGCGACACCCCACGATGGCTGACGTCGCCGAACGGGCCGGGGTATCCGCCTCCACCGTCTCGCGAACCCTGCGCGGACTGACCACCGTCTCGCCGGAGGTGCGCGCCCGGGTCGAACAGGCCGCCCGCGAACTGGACTTCGCCGTCTCACGGCAGGCCGCGAGCCTGGTCACGGGCAGGACAGGGACCGTGGCCGTGCTCGTCCCCACGCTCAACGCGTGGTTCATGGGCTCGGCCCTCTCCAGCCTGGGCCCGCTGCTGCGGGCGGCGGGCATGGAGCTGACCGTCTATGTGATCCCCGATCTCGCCGAGCGCACCTCGTTCTTCGACCGGCTGCCCGCCCGCCGGAACGCCGACGCGCTGCTGGTCTTCTCCTTCGACCTCACCGAGGAGGAGACCGACCGGCTGGACAGCCTCGGCATGCCGGTCATCTATGTCAGCCAGCACGTCGACGGCCGCCCCAGCGTCTACGTCGACGACGTGGCCGGCGCCCTGCACGGCACCCGGCACCTGCTCAACCTCGGCCACCGCCGGATCGCCTTCATCAAGACGGTGGGCGCGAGCGGCTTCTCGTTCAGCTCCAACGAGCGGCTGCTCGGCTACCAGCAGGCGCTCGCCGAAGCGGGCGTCCCGCTCGACGACGAGCTGGTGGCCGCCCTGCCGGTCGGCGACAAACGCGCCACCGTCGAAGCGCTCGGCAGGCTGCTGAGCCTGCGCGAGCCGCCCACCGCCGTCTTCGCCGAACAGGACGAGGTCGCCGTCGCCGTCATCCGGGCCCTGCGCCGGACGCGGATCGAGGTGCCCGAGCAGATGTCCGTCCTGGGCTTCGACGACCAGCCGGTGGCCGACCTGTTCGACCTGTCCACCATCGCCCAGTCACCCTCGGACATCGGCCGCGAGGCCGGCCGGCTGGCCCTGAAGCTCATCGACGACTCCGAGTCGGACCACAGGCAGCACATCGTGCTGCCCACGCATCTGATCCCGCGGGCCACCACCGCGCCCCTTCCCGCAGGGGAGCGGGAGACGGACAGCGGATCCACGCGCGCCTGAGGTTCCCGTGCCACGCGGCAGGGGCCCGGTCGGTTTCCCCTCGACCGGGCCCCTGCCGTCGGCGCATCCGCCGTCAGTGGAACTGCGGCACGATCAGATGGATCCCGTACGCGACCACCGCCGCGCAGGCGAGAAAGCACAGGCCGGCCGCGGCGCGGCCCGCGGTGGCGGACCCGGTACGGCCGGACTCCGCCCGGGACAGGCCCAGGACGCCGAAGCTGAAGACGACGACCACGGCGACCGTGACACCGAGGCTGACCGCGGCGACCTTGCCGAGGGCGGACCAGTCGACATGCATGGGGGCTCCCGGAGGTTCAGGCGGCCGTACCGACGCGCGGCCGGGCCGCGGTGCGGAGGGTGACCTCGTGGTGGTCGTTGACGTTGTCGGCGCGCACCGGGTTACGGCGCGACGCGGCGACGATGGCGGTGGCGAGGGCCAGGGCGACCAGGGCGATGACCGCCGTACCGAGGTTGCCGCCGTGCTTGACCACGCTGGCCGCGAGGCCGCCGACCAGGGCGGCGGCGGGCAGGGTGATCAGCCAGGCCAGCACCATGCGGCCGGCCACGCCCCAGCGGACCTCCGCGAGCCGGCGGCCGAGACCGGCGCCCAGGATGCTGCCCGAGGCGACCTGGGTCGTGGACAGGGCGAAGCCGAGGTGGGCGGAGGTGAGGATCACGGTCGTGGAGGCCGTCTCGGCGGCGAAGCCCTGCGGCGACTGGATCTCCGCCAGCCCCTTGCCCATGGTGCGGATGATCCGCCAGCCGCCCAGATAGGTGCCGAGGCCGATGGCCAGACCGGCCGCGGCGATCACCCACACCGGCGGGCCGGCGTCGCGTCCGAGCGCGCCCGCCGAGATCAGGGTCAGGGTGATGACGCCCATGGTCTTCTGGGCGTCATTGGTGCCGTGCGCGAGGGAGACCAGGGAGGCGGAGGCGATCTGGCCGAGGCGGAAGCCCTTGGTCACCGAGTCCTGGCGGGCGCGGGCGGAGAGCCGGTAGGCGAGGTAGGTGGCGACCAGGGCGGCCAGGCCGGCCACCACCGGCGAGGCCACGGCCGGGATCAGCACCTTGTCGGCGACCTTGTCGAAGTGCACGCCGTGGGAGCCCGCACCCACCCAGACCGCGCCGATCAGGCCGCCGAAGAGGGCGTGGGAGGAGCTGGAGGGCAGTCCGGCGAGCCAGGTCACCAGGTTCCACAGGATCGCGCCGACCAGCCCCGCGAAGATCATCGCCGGGCTGACCAGCGTGTCGTCGACGATCCCGCCGGAGATCGTCCTGGCGACCTCGGTGGACAGAAAGGCGCCGACGATGTTCAGGATCCCGCTGACCAGCACCGCGGTGCGCGGCCCCAGAGCGCCGGTGGCGATGGAGGTCGCCATCGCGTTGGCGGTGTCGTGGAACCCGTTCGTGAAGTCGAACGCCAGTGCCGTGACGATGACGACCGCCACGAGGAACGTGATGTGGTCCATCCCCTCAGGCAAGCAAGGGCGGGCCAATGAGCGGAGAACTGGAGGCGAACGGCGTGCCGAAAATGGGGGAGTCTGTTGTGCAGCCCTGTGCGGATCCGTTCGGTCTCTCCGGGTGTCAGTGCCCTGTGCCAAGCTGTGGACGTGACCCTGGAGGACCTCAGACGGCTGCGCCGGGTGCGCGACCGCATGGACCGTGAGTACGCCGAGCCGCTCGACATGTCCGAGCTGGCCCGGGGTGCCCATATGTCGCCGGGCCACTTCCAGCGCAGCTTCCGCAAGGCCTTCGGCGAGACGCCGTACAGCTATCTGATGACCCGCAGGATCGAGCGGGCCAAGGCGCTGCTGCGCCGGGGCGACCTCACCGTGACCGAGGTGTGCCTCGCCGTGGGCTGTACGTCCCTCGGCTCCTTCAGCTCCCGCTTCACCGAGCTGGTCGGGGAGACACCGAGCGCCTACCGCTCCCGCTCGCACGAGGAGAGCGCGGTGATCCCGTCCTGCGTGGCCCGCACCTTCACCCGCCCCCACCGCCGCCCGTACGCACCGTGACCGGCCCGTCCGCCCGGTCGGCTCGCGCGCGTCCAGGGCCGGATGGGCCTAGCGTGAGCGCATGGACGTGAAACTCAAGCAGTGCTTCATCGCCGTGGACGACCATGACAAGGCGCTCGCCTTCTACCGGGACGTGCTCGGGCTGGAGGTCCGCAACGACGTGGGCTTCGAGGGCATGCGCTGGGTGACGCTCGGCTCGCCGCTGCAGCCGGACGTCGAGATCGTGCTGGAGCCGCCGGGCGCGAACCCGGACGCCTCCCCCGCCGACCGGCAGGCGCTCGCGGAGCTGCTCGCCAAGGGCATGCTGCGGGGTGTCATCTTCACGACCGAGGACTGCGACGCGCTGTACGAGCGGGTGCGGGCGGCCGGCGCCGATGTGCTCCAGGAGCCGACGGACCAGCCCTACGGGGTGCGCGACTGCGCCTTCCGGGACCCGGCGGGCAACCAGCTGCGCTTCCTCCAGCGGCCCGCGGAATGAACGGCCCGCGTGAATTCCCCCGCCTGGAGGCGGAGTTCACACCTACACTCCCCACGTGATCATTCGCTGGACCTACGCCTTCGTCGACCGGCCCGCCGGCCGGCTGCCCGAGGCCCGCGCCTTCTGGACCGCCGTCACCGGCACCCGGGCGTCCCTGCCGCGTGGTGAGCGGGACGAGTTCATGACCCTGCTGCCCGAGGGGGCGGCCGGGACGGACGCGTGCGTGAAGCTCCAGGGCGTCACCGAGGGCGACGGCGGCGCCCACCTCGACCTCTGCGCCGGGGACGTCCGGGAGCTGATCAAAGCGGCCCTCGAAGTCGGTGC includes:
- a CDS encoding ABC transporter permease, with amino-acid sequence MSAVWRASRAAVRRRLQTAVIGAVVLVSSVALVVALGLLDVASGPFDRIFGQAHGAHVVATFDATKVTATRLARTAHRPGVRASAGPFPEAVVDLPQSAVAELPGLGPGPLTVVGRADPGGPVDRLDLFAGHWATGPGRLVLALPHAPGMGDGPHSPIGKRIRLPGLAPLTVVGLASSVSGTAQAWVSPGQITALHPTTYQMLYRFDRAATARQITADTATVSAGLPSGSLVAHQSYLTLKAQVATEPDAFVPFLMVFGVLGLLVAVLIVGNVVSGAVVSGFRHIGVLKSVGFTPIQVVAVYLVMVCVPATAGAATGTALGAVVARPLLHQVFYGAEVGTVTLRPTISSWVYVTTALGMPAVVLLAALIPALRAHRLSAARAISAGSAPGGGRRPAVQRRLCGVRLPRSVTLGLGLPFARPGRALLTVSAVLLGVATVTFATGLAATMVSYGEAVEGADRTQVVVWAGQARFGETVPHQGDAATQALLRSLPHAADVSGVGFAGVRMPGQSQGVTIQGARGGRSALQDDLARGRWARGPGEVVASGRFLFKHGLRVGDSFTLGAAEGRRERVTLVGEVMAGPADWLRADWSTMTALAPHAQANQYWVRLTPGADAGAYMKAVRTADPGLYPSEQPSVNAGAVTVIGSASVLTLMLTVVAAMGVFNTVVLSARERQRDLGMLKSIGMTPRQVTVMLVVSMAGLGLAGGVLGLPVGVAAYRLVIPMTEHSAHLTFPARMLDVWHPTTLAVPVLAGVAIAGLGAVIPARTAARQTIARVLRTE
- a CDS encoding ABC transporter ATP-binding protein, whose amino-acid sequence is MTTEDIGDPNPATGPAAVPGEEVVQEVVRLSGLRKEYGDTVALDGVSLEIAAGEAVAVMGPSGCGKSTLLNMIAGLDRPSAGQVRVHGEDLGAIDETGLALFRRRRIGMIFQFFNLIDDLPAIDNVALAAQLTGSPARQARRRALELLDELGIADRRNVYPAALSGGERQRVAVARALMNRPALLLADEPTGALDSHAGEQVMDLLIDLNELGQTLLLVTHDPTLATRCAGRLVTMADGRITGDRTLERTA
- a CDS encoding response regulator transcription factor, with product MADDEELIRTGFRLILTSRGIEVVGEAADGLRAVAEAERLRPDVVLMDIRMPDLDGLEAAKRVLRLVPRCRVLMLTTFDLDRYVYAALAAGASGFLLKDVTAAHLAAAVRLVNTGDALLAPSITRRLVERYAAGHEDAPAQPAHRPATAATTVPPPALHRDLAALTPREREVLALMGRGLSNTELAASLTLSEATVKTHVARIFAKLALRDRAQAVVLAYETGLVTPGGAATGRP
- a CDS encoding glycoside hydrolase family 13 protein; this translates as MPGTAPWWRSAVIYQVYIRSFADGNGDGIGDIAGIRSRLPYLKSLGVDALWINPWYKSPQADHGYDVADYRAIDPLFGTVAEAEQLIEEAHRHGIRIIPDMVPNHTSDRHAWFQAALAAGPGSPERERYVFRPGRGPDGALPPNDWVSSFGGPAWTRLPDGEWYLHLFAPQQPDLNWQHPEVRAEFESILRFWFARGVDGFRIDVAHGLIKHPELPDLPPRPDGAASGGRGQHLDHPHWDRDEVHDIYRAWRKVADEFPGDRCFVAEAWADTPERLAAYVRADGLHTAFNFDFLMASWDPKDLRTVIDDSLAMLGAVGAPATWVLSNHDVMRHASRYGRRAAKRWVANERYEPEGPLDLELGTRRARAAALLMLALPGGAYIYQGEELGLPEVEDLPESVLQDPVWERSGHTDRGRDGCRVPIPWSGQKAPYGFSPEDAAAAPWLPQPADWAPRTVAAQTGDQTSMLELYRTALRRRRAHPALGDGTLTWLDAPAGVLAFRRDPGFVCVVNLSAEPYPLPDHTAVLLTSGPLEDGRLGPDRAAWLAV
- a CDS encoding carbohydrate ABC transporter permease; amino-acid sequence: MTTTTTTATLTARATRTTGATAAKWRGRLPYLGVAAVVAYCLAPFYWMLVSSLRRTSDIFDTSLVPSPVSFENYRSLFGASQGFTRALLNSLVVAGVTTVLALLLATFTAYAMARLEFRFKRLILTLIIATSMFPVVSIVVPLLKLFTDIGWINTYQSMIVPSMSFALPLAVWNLTTFFRQMPDELEHAAMVDGCTRGQAFRKVIIPLAAPGIFTTAIITFIAAWNEFLIALSMTNRPEMQTAPVAISKFTGATTYETPFGSQMAAGVLVTIPLVVMVLLFQRRIVAGLTAGAAK
- a CDS encoding carbohydrate ABC transporter permease; this encodes MTDTRIPPGPATPGSRRPPRTPVKGRRSRTRATAGTGRLAALLVSPTLLVLTIVVLYPTVMALRESLYGPKGLDPKTGFIRSTEPFVGLRNYADILGAAGDRFWNAFWNTTFFTVVTVALETVIGVAMALIMHRAFSGRALVRASILVPWAVPTAISGLLWRWIFNSDGIANALLGHQILWTTEGFHAKVAVIVAEVWKTAPFIGLLVLAGLQVIPNEVYEAARLDGASAPRRFWHITLPLVKPALLVAMLFRCMDALRMFDLPYILIGAQKNSVETLSMLAQNEASNVRFGPASAYAVLLFLYVFLIALAFVRLLGADLVGGTGTGTGGGRRSGRRFVFARRAEVTA